One stretch of Dromaius novaehollandiae isolate bDroNov1 unplaced genomic scaffold, bDroNov1.hap1 HAP1_SCAFFOLD_36, whole genome shotgun sequence DNA includes these proteins:
- the LOC135326563 gene encoding maestro heat-like repeat-containing protein family member 2B yields MVGLLAPFTCDSLATSRQRAGACLGHLLRIQGKTLETGAEEDEVQPLCQRLSAPDAEALLQASSRLRKIVCKHIPPAQATDFLSAALDGMLLARSACAQAAGEWLLTFLETCGGQLFTEVPEILSIIYIRMPTMQQDTLRHFLLEAVSV; encoded by the exons ATGGTGGGACTGCTGGCGCCTTTCACCTGCGACTCGCTGGCCACGTCCCGCCAGCGGgcaggggcctgcctcggccacctcctccgcatacaag gcaagacgctggagacgggggccgaggaggacgaggtgcAGCCTTTGTGCCAGCGCCTGAGCGCCCCAGACGCcgaggctctgctccaggcttcctCCAGACTCAGAAAG ATCGTCTGCAAACACATCCCGCCAGCGCAGGCCACGGACTTCCTCTCTGCCGCCCTGGACGGGATGCTGTTGGCCAGGTCCGCGTGTGCTCAGGCAGCGGGCGAGTGGCTGCTCACCTTCCTGGAGACGTGCGGGGGACAGCTATTCACGGAG gtgccagaaatcctgagcatCATTTACATCCGGATGCcgaccatgcagcaggacaccctccGACATTTCCTCTTGGAGGCGGTGTCCGTG
- the LOC135326564 gene encoding maestro heat-like repeat-containing protein family member 2B produces the protein MRVAQGVTEDVRMAASDVLVALARSHFDSVMYELQCCLRALGEISEDLVFITLGKLASSYALRCVPFVGMTLFALRTMLSQVGSSRTLRAVCSVLEQWSKAVNTYLGAWEQCSFPRMGQAQFCSSVSPLFCHVVGSWLGCEEEEAKQAVLGAMAAMMGLLVREEEHRERVWEQLPWLLGQYQQVQDTFRVTKALSYFLEILGEVQIPIPQDEVQAVGTAVHHQLSDGSKQHSGEHRSELSSCVLLLARVCPEDTVAFLRSQLGSGSEAAHVVSLDLLRALVRPTAERGQSLPLLVQAVRCALGDPSRVARAVLRFTKELLSCSVQSCSAWDLVAHVFTTFSQASGRLAQGKLSQAEAQEAADLQALCLDILRSLDVSVRGMTKLLWPRLLQYVVPAQYTGTLVPLCRCLRELAESRGRAGGEDGEEEPDVVASRERAKLPRPQALLARLLVVAAAPHAGGGCGVAALRLLQALSAEIHGAVVMVWAVKIPFLLQCLEGQSESCLDSAEWEQLLLKFLRTSLETIESQAWTMGLSFELSQQTGSYPRLSRKQAFLYKAVGVSLAACQHVPYVRGEMKKYLSRTNYLEASERQGSGDLSEQSAAGSSHFLVAAVSVGRYRECRSELAVAECRPEAASPFLLCCRQ, from the exons ATGAGAGTGGCGCag GGTGTGACGGAAGACGTGCGGATGGCCGCCAGCGACGTCCTGGTGGCTCTGGCCCGCTCCCACTTCGACAGCGTCATGTACGAGCTGCAGTGCTGCCTGAGGGCCCTGGGAGAGATCTCCGAGGACCTCGTGTTCATCACCTTGGGCAAGCTGGCCAGCAGCTACG ccctgcggtgcgtccccttcgtgggcatgacgctcttcgccctgcgcacgatgctgagccaggtggggagcagccggaccctgcgcgccgtctgcagcg TCCTGGAGCAGTGGTCGAAGGCCGTGAACACCTACCTGGGCGCCTGGGAGCAATGCAGCTTCCCGCGCATGGGGCAGGCCCAGTTCTGCAGCAGCGTTTCCCCACTCTTTTGCCACGTggtggggagctggctgggctgcgaggaggaggag gccaaGCAGGCCGTCCTGGGGGCGATGGCTGCCATGATGGGCCTCCTTGTGCGCGAGGAAGAGCACCGCGAGCGCGtgtgggagcagctcccctggctcctgggccagtatcaGCAGGTCCAGGACACTTTCCGGGTGACCAAG GCTCTGAGTTATTTCCTGGAGATTTTGGGGGAAGTGCAGATCCCCATCCCCCAGGACGAGGTCCAGGCCGTCGGCACCGCTGTGCACCACCAG ctcagtgatgggagcaagcagcacagcggggagcaccggtcggagctgtcctcctgcgtcctgctgctgg CCCGAGTTTGCCCTGAGGACACGGTGGCCTTTCTGCGCTCGCAGCTGGGGAGTGGGAGCGAGGCCGCTCACGTGGTGTCCTTGGATCTGCTCAGAGCCCTGGTGCGCCCCACAG cagagagaggccagagcctgcccctgctcgtgcaggcggtgcgctgcgcgctgggagaccccagcagg GTGGCGAGGGCAGTTCTGCGCTTCACCAaggagctgctcagctgcagcgTCCAGAGCTGCTCGGCCTGGGATCTGGTGGCCCACGTCTTCACCACGTTCAGCCAGGCCTCCGGCAGATTG GCGCAGGGAAAGCTGTCTCAAGCAGAAGCGCaggaagcagcagatcttcaagcCCTGTGCTTGGACATCCTGCGCTCCCTGGATGTCTCCGTCCGGGGGATGACCAAA ctcctgtggccgcgGCTCCTGCAGTACGTGGTGCCAGCCCAGTACACCGGCACATTGGTGCCGCTCTGCCGGTGCCTGCGAGAGCTGGCCGAGagccgggggagagcagggggcgaGGACGGAGAGGAGGAGCCCGATGTTGTGGCCTCCCGGGAGCGAG CCAAGCTGCCAaggccgcaggccctgctggctcgcctgctg gtggTTGCGGCGGCTCCTCACGCCGGTGGCGGCTGCGGCGTcgctgccctgcggctgctgcaggCCCTGTCCGCAGAGATCCACGGCGCCGTGGTGATGGTGTGGGCCGTGAAgatccccttcctgctgcagtgcctggaag GGCAAAGCGAGAGCTGCCTGGACTCTGCcgagtgggagcagctcctgcttaaG TTCCTGAGGACGTCTCTGGAGACGATCGAGAGCCAGGCCTGGACCATGGGCCTGAGCTTTGagctcagccagcagacgggCAGCTACCCCCGGCTGTCCCGGAAGCAG GCCTTCCTGTATAAAGCTgtcggggtgtccctggcagcgtgtCAGCATGTCCCCTATGTCCGCGGGGAAATGAAGAAGTATCTCTCAAGGACAAATTACTTGGAGGCGTCTGAGAGACAG GGGAGCGGTGATCTCTCCGAGCAGAGCGCTGCAGgctcttctcatttccttgtcGCTGCTGTTTCCGTCGGACGATATCGCGAGTGTCGCTCGGAGCTTGCCGTGGCTGAGTGTCGGCCAGAGGCCGCCTCACCCTTTCTCTTGTGTTGCAggcaatga